A genomic region of Mitsuaria sp. 7 contains the following coding sequences:
- a CDS encoding amino acid aminotransferase, translating into MSLFAAVAMAPRDPILGLNEQFNADPNPNKVNLGVGVYYDDNGKLPLLACVAAAEAQMQAAPKPRGYLPIDGIAAYDLAVQGLVFGADSDVLKSKRVATVQAIGGTGGLKIGADFLKRLNPGATVLISDPSWENHRALFTNAGFPVDTYPYYDAANRGINFDGMLSALNAAAAGTIVVLHACCHNPTGYDLTPAQWDQVVEAVKAKDLVAFLDMAYQGFGEGIAEDGAVIRQFLDAGLDFFVSTSFSKSFSLYGERVGALSVVCASAEETVKVLSQLKIVIRTNYSNPPTHGAQVVATVLSTPALRAQWEEELAGMRVRIKQMREALVTELKAAGITDDLSYVTRQKGMFSYSGLSAEQMQRLRSEFGVYGVDSGRICVAALNSKNLKQVAAAIAAVKKA; encoded by the coding sequence ATGTCCTTGTTCGCCGCCGTCGCCATGGCCCCTCGCGACCCCATCCTGGGTCTGAACGAGCAATTCAACGCCGACCCGAATCCCAACAAGGTCAACCTGGGCGTCGGCGTCTATTACGACGACAACGGCAAGCTGCCCCTGCTGGCCTGCGTGGCCGCCGCGGAAGCACAGATGCAGGCCGCTCCCAAGCCGCGCGGCTATCTGCCCATCGACGGCATCGCCGCGTACGACCTGGCGGTCCAAGGCCTGGTCTTCGGCGCCGACAGCGACGTGCTCAAGAGCAAGCGCGTGGCGACCGTGCAGGCCATCGGCGGTACCGGCGGCTTGAAGATCGGTGCGGACTTCCTCAAGCGCCTGAATCCCGGCGCCACGGTGCTGATCTCCGACCCGTCCTGGGAAAACCACCGCGCGCTGTTCACCAACGCGGGCTTCCCGGTCGACACCTACCCCTACTACGACGCCGCCAATCGCGGCATCAACTTCGACGGCATGCTGTCGGCGCTCAACGCCGCGGCGGCCGGAACGATCGTCGTGCTGCACGCCTGCTGCCACAACCCGACCGGCTACGACCTGACGCCCGCGCAGTGGGACCAGGTCGTGGAGGCGGTCAAGGCGAAGGATCTCGTCGCCTTCCTCGACATGGCCTACCAGGGCTTCGGCGAAGGCATCGCCGAGGACGGCGCCGTGATCCGGCAGTTCCTGGACGCCGGCCTGGACTTCTTCGTGTCGACCAGCTTCTCCAAGAGCTTCTCGCTCTACGGGGAACGCGTCGGCGCGCTGAGCGTGGTCTGCGCCTCGGCCGAAGAGACGGTCAAGGTGCTGAGCCAGCTCAAGATCGTCATCCGGACCAACTACTCCAACCCGCCGACGCACGGGGCCCAGGTCGTGGCCACCGTGCTGTCGACCCCGGCGCTGCGGGCCCAGTGGGAAGAGGAACTGGCCGGCATGCGCGTGCGCATCAAGCAGATGCGCGAGGCGCTCGTCACTGAACTCAAGGCCGCCGGCATCACCGACGACCTGAGCTACGTCACCCGCCAGAAGGGCATGTTCAGCTACAGCGGGCTGTCCGCCGAGCAAATGCAGCGCCTGCGCTCGGAATTCGGCGTCTATGGCGTCGACTCCGGCCGTATCTGCGTCGCCGCGCTGAACAGCAAGAACTTGAAACAAGTCGCCGCCGCGATCGCTGCGGTGAAGAAGGCCTGA